ATTGCATACCGGGGTTGAggatgatagagagagagaaaaagagagagagagagtaggtGATCGAAAACCGGGATAAAGAATTCCAGAAGAGGCCAACCAGGCCAGAGCACTACCATATATCCAAGTAGCAAGTAACGGCAGCAACCATGGCGACGACcaagacgcagcagcaacagcaacagcaacagcaacaacagcaacaacagcaacaacgaggagcgaacgaaaattctttttttctttaacaAAGTAACCCGCGCCCGGCGTGCGAGCCAGCGTTCTGTCATTCGCACCCGAtagaagccaaccagccaaccgatCGTGCGTGGTGCCTTCCCTTCAACCCCTCTCCCTGCTCTTGCTGCACCCTTCACCTGAGTGCGTGggggtgttttttgtgttctcgATCGGCGGCGCGATCTCGCAATCGAACGGACCGCTGAGCCGGCCGCTTCTCGGAAGGGAGAGACagcggaagaggaagaagagaaggggaggggaaaaaggggaaaggggggtttGAAGTGGTGCCATCATTTCGATTAAATTCGAAAACTAAACTCTAATACCGGGTTCGTCTCTCTACTTTCAGGTTCTTCGTCCGTAGTGgaagtctttcgttttgcAAGCAGCAAGCCTGACGAACCTGATCGATCCTCGGAGTCAAAGACCTACCACTAGAGGCGCTAGTGAGGATTTTAGTGTGCGCGGTTCTAGGATCACAGTGCATCCAACATACGTTCTTGAGctagagaaggagagagaaagagagatcacGTGATTAAGAGAGTGAAAGATCGCGAGTGTGGGTGCGCATATGATCGCAAATTCCTAATATTTTATCAACCCTAACACTGTGCAAGTGAGTGTCTCGCTGGTGTCCTGgtccctggtgtgtgtgtgtgtgtgtgtgtgtggtgtgtggtgatcGACGATCTTAACACGGTGGTGATCGTCCACCTCTCCATCCCCTCCAAACCCCCTACAAGgtgccccgaaaaaaaaaaccgtggcgatgccgtggtggtggtaccgtcgTTCCGGTggtgataataataataatgtgtAGTGCCTCCGCGGACCTCCGCACCACCGCAATCCATGCCCATCGCCCACCGACCACGACGCTAACGAGTCGCCCCGGGAAAGGCAATCCCCGTGGCCGGTTCAACAACAACGTCACCGTCCgcgtccccgtcgtcgtcgtcgctgatcGCTGTTGTAGCCAACATCGTTGCGCTGCTGCAGGTTTGCGGCGGGAAAGGATTTATTGTCCCCAATCGTGATCATCgcgcagcaaaagaagaagaagaagcaagctccatcgtcgtcgttggcgttgttgttgttgctgtcgttgggCCGCGCGCGGAGTGAAGAATCGTGATTGTGTACCCGCGAGCGGGGGGCCCATTGTGCCTTTTTCCGCCGCCGTTATTGCCGTGACGGTGCGTGATCCGACCTGATCGCGACCGGGATCGTCTCCGTTGGCCGCGTAGCCGCGTATCCTGTCGCGATCGACGCTCAACAGCGACGTTTGGTGCGCGCagagtgtgtgttggtcgTAGAAggtagaaggaaaaaaacaacaacaacaaaaagagaaagagagaaagagagagtgggagTGGGAGGCAGAAGGTTTATCGCATacaaataaatcaattattaTAAGCtcgccgctggtgctggtggtgtgctgtcTGCTGTCCTGCTGTCCTGCTGGTTACTGATCGTCGTGGTTgttggtcgatcggtcggtcggtcgatcagTCGCGATCGGTTGGAATAACCTCAGTGGATTTCGGGTGAaagcctcctcttccttcgacGACGTCGACAGCTCGAAGAAGATCGCAGAAGATTGCGACTGcattcccgtgtgtgtgtgtgtgcgcagtgCAGTACGCGATCAcctgtaagtgtgtgtgtgtattttgtaTGTGCCTCACTCAAGCTTTTTTAAATCCCATCCGTGGGACGTGACCAGCTTGTGatcgtacgtgtgtgcgtgtgtgtgatcgtatGATCGTGTGATGGAAAGCAGATGATCCCGAAGCGTACGATCGCCAGCAATCCGGCAgttccgtgtgtgcgtgtgtgtgtgtctgtgcataTTCGGTGAGTGGTGACGTCAGAATCAACTCCTTACGATCCATCCACCACTAGCCCCTACCGATCAAACGAAATATCctgaaaacgaaagaagaagaagctccaaCGTGTGTTAGAAACcagggaaaaaaacgaagccaCCGCGAAcgatccgtgtgtgtgcgcgtgcgtccgtgtgcgtgtccgtgtgtgtttgaaaatGTTTGACGTGCGCACGGCCGAGGCGGGTGCTTGTTGTGAACGTGAAGAGCGCGATAGTGGGGACGGCACGGCGACGGCAATGTCAATCACGGCCCGGCGACGGCGCGCCTTCCAGCGCCAGGCGTGTCTCCTGAGCGTAATGGCCGCGTTTTCGCTCGGTCTCGCGCTCGGTGTCTTTGTGCCACTGATCGGTATCTCGCAGGCTGCCTCTAAAACCCCGGTCGTGATAGTCAGTGACAATGATCCTGCcggtcatcagcatcagcatcatcgaggCGCCCCGGATGGGACCGTGCGATCGCGACCAGAATCCGGTTCCTATTCggtgccggcggcggcgacggtcgAACGACGCGACCGGCACGAGATGCCCCATTTCCCCACGATCGACGATATCCGGCGGTTAGGTTCCGATTCCGGCGGCGCGTCAGTGTCCGGTGTCGTCGCGTACGAGCTCGATGCACCGCCCGGCCGGTACGCATCCGTGTCGTTCATCGCGGAGGACAAACTGTCCGGTTCCGGCCGTCCGATCGTTGATCGTGATGATGCCGGAGCGGCTGACGCCGCCCAGGacgcgtcatcgtcgtcggcgatcGTCGAGCAGATGGTGGCGGCCGGTGGTATCGAACTCCAGGAATCCGGGCCCGGTGTTAATCCGGCGGTGGCGCACCGTGGGGCAGATGATtccacgaccgacgacggtgtCATCCAGGACGGTATCTACTGGGGATCGTCCGTTGAGCGCGCCCTACCGAGTGGGTTCGATCGGCGGCAGAGTGAATCCTGGACGCAGTATCTGCGGGTGGCGCAGGTCGATCGGCTCGAGATCGGTTGCGGCCGGATGCAGAACCGGATGCTGGTGTTCCGGGATGGGACGCGCGCCTGCGCCCGGTACCGGCAGAACACGGACCAGATCCAGGGCGAGCTGTTCTCGTTCTATCTCGGGCAGCTGCTGAACCTTACCAACCTGGCACCGAGTGCGGCCTCGATCATTGATCTGGATGCGCGGCTTTGGTCATCGGCCACCGACGATCTCGGCAGCTCGCAGTGGAAACCGACGAAACCGGTCGTGATCACCAAGTGGATCGGTAACCTGGAACCGGCCGGCATACCGAAACCATTCCAACCGCTCGAACGCCACCTGAACCGTTACGATGTCCGGAACATTACCGAGGGTCTCGATCGGACGCAGTCCAGTGTGCATCGCGTCCAGaccgcgacggcggcggcggcgccaacAGAAGATAGTGTCCGGAGGTTACTACTCGATCGTCTCGCACCGAGCAACCAGCCACCGAGTGGGGCGCGTCGCATTCCGtcgcaacaaccacagcaacagcagcaacgacaacaacagcaacagttgaCGCCCGACGTGCTGGAACGGTTGGTCGAGCTGGCCCAGTGGTCCGATCTGATCGTGTTCGACTATCTGATCGCGAACCTTGACCGGGTCGTCAACAATCTGTACAACTTCCAGTGGAACGCGGACATCATGGCGGCGCCGGCCCACAACCTCGCCCGCCAAACCGATTCCGCGCTGCTCGTCTTTCTCGACAACGAGTCCGGACTGCTCCATGGGTACCGATTGCTGAAGAAGTACGAAGCGTACCATGGGCTGCTGCTCGACAACCTGTGCGTGTACCGGCGATCGACGGTCGAGgcgctcgagcagctccgGGCGGCCAACGTCGGCCGGCGGCTCAATGCGCTGTTCGAGCGGACGACGACACCGCAGATACGCGACGtgttgccaccgttgccggAAAAGTCCGTCAAGATACTAGTCGACCGGATTGACCGGGTGCTCGGTCAGGTGCAGAAGTGTCGGGAGCTGTTTGCCAGCAACCGATAGCCGATAGTCACCGTCGGCCGCAAAAACCCCGTGGCGCATCGCGGCCACCGCAAATAAGACTGTGAGTCCttgtgagcgagagagtgatCGAGAGCCGTAGTGAGAGAGAACGGGAAGTGAGTTTGAACGCgaaagagcgagtgagagaatttattattattatttttattattatttgtattattattaattaatattattatctttattaatattattattattaacttTATTATTGCTGCAACGACGGTTGCTGTTGACCGGAGTGACGTTGGCCCGGTCGTTGGTGCGCGTGTACAGAGAGaagaggtagtagtagtagtagtaataataatagtagGGACTTAACAAACGATCGCGCATTGAAGATCGCAGACAGAACAACGAAAACAGGtgaccgaaagagagaaagagatcgcaACACTTCCTTAGGAAGAACATTATCATAtcaatgatgctgatgctcatgtaagaaaggaagaaaaaggaaaagaatggaagagaagaagagagagagcgagcatgagagagaaagaaagagaaagagaaaccaaGATAAGGATATGAAGAGGCAGCCATCAGAAAAAGGGATCCAACGGCTTTCCGCGCCGCGCTTTTGGGGTGccagggggagagggatgggGTGTAAGGAGGGGATGGGCTGGACTCTTGACAACAGGCGCGCACCtctcatgatgatggtgatgatgatgatgatggagacgaAGGAAGATTGAACTTTCCCAAAACGAGGCGATGCCAACCTTTACCTTTTTCCGACTCCAGCTGTTCCCTTTTGCTCATTTGTATTTGTTTATCAATCCTCGGATGGACCTCGGTccgaaaggggagggggttgaaaAGGGTTGGGGGGGTTGCATTGGGGTGGGCATCAACCCAGTCAAGTCCACGGGGAGTCACCGATCATGGTGCTACGAAGAGAGTGACCGTTACTCGAAGGACCTCCTAGGGGTCTCcagcgaacgcaacgcaatccATCCAACGTCCATCactccatcacacacacacacaggcacacagacaagcacacatacacaccgtgTGTGCTGACACATACGCGCTGACCATGTGAATGGACGCATTCATAACGCGTCATTCTCACCTCGTCTTCTTCTCGGGAACTCGGGGGATGAAGGCGATGGAACCCCGTTATGGAGCGATCGTCGCGCGATCGCCCTAACAAAAGACTTGCGCGAAAGTTGAAGGGCGATCTAGAATCTTGCGTTCCGAGGCACTGTCGAGACCGTCGATCGAATGCTGCCCGGCTAGAATGCTGCGCGGtggaataataaaacaaattacgCCCTTTCGTCCATTGTGTCGTGGCTCCGATCgtgatggtgatcgtgatagtggtgctggtggttgttcccaccactgccaccaccaccgtaccatTTGCCTAATtgcgaaacgcaacgcaaagtgGAAAGCATTTTCTTCTAAGCTAATTTTTGgaggttttcattttttttcttgcgatGTAGCTCGAGGTGTTGAGGTGCCTGAGACACGATCCTCCAATTGCTCTgcctgtctctgtgtgtgtgtgtgttcgctctGGGACCTTCCTGGAGTCTCTTCTGGAAATGGTGATCCGTTGCTCGCGTGCACCGCGAACGCGCTCGAAGGCCTTCCGCTTGTCGTGCCATTCCCcggccagaaagagagagagaagagggttTCGTTCGTcgcgtttttaaaacaattaccTCCAGTCTTCGGACCTAGAGgagcgtgctggtggtggtggccttgcCGGAGTCACCCGCGAAAAGTGCGATCCTCCtctgatcctgctgctgctgctcgaggtcATCAGGCACGGTCGTCTCGAAGATGAGCAGCTCCTCATCCCGGTCcagggttgttgtttttcaaaaGAGATCGACGATCTTGTcgtgtgcgcgtatgtgtgtgtgtgtttcgcttgTGTCCCTTAAATCGCGAGAGGCGCGGCCACCACCTTTCCCTTAGTACCCGCAATTagtccctccccaaaaacggagGGAGTTCGAGGCCCTCCGAAAAGCATAATCGGGTGCAGCGCAAGTAAAacgcaagcgagagagaaaatggcGGCCACGATGCAATGACGCCGAAAACGCGTCCGCGACGCGGGCACTTAAAACGCTGCCGCGTGCCCTCCACCCTTTCCTCTGCCTCTCCGCCTCCTTATTCCCCCGGCCCCTTAAGGTCATAATCTCATGTGCGATATTTTCGCGTCCCAGGGTCGTATGCTTTATGAAACTTATCTCTCGCCCGGCTATCCGGTCCTTGCCGTTGcttccgatgctgctgcccatGATCGTGGAGAGTGGTTCGACGGTTGGTGGAATGTTCCTCTCCAGCACGACACTCTGGTGAGACCGGGTATATAATATTTGGTATAGCACCTCGCAGCTTTCCGCTTCGTGCCGCTTCACTTTAGCGGGGAATGCCctctggccagccagccagccagccaggcatgcaggtcggtcgatcggttacCGTGGACCTTCCTAGCACGCACACCGACCACCGGGGTCCTGCAACAATTGACTGGAGCTCCGTGTGCAATGTTCTGAATTTTCCAttctctcatcatcatcatcagctgctgctgctgctgctgctgcactgatCGTGGAAGGGGGGCAGGGGGTAGTGGGGAGGGGTGGCTGGTCTGGGAGCATGCGATAGAGGGACCCCATTCTGATGAGCCCCAGGGAGCGAGCGCAATGCTGAGATTGTgtgcagcacgacgacgatgacgcagacgatgctgttgctcctgcagCTATCTTGGGACgctgtgttttggttttcacatttttctccCTCCACTGGGTTCacttccctcccctttccccttatCTGTACCGGCCACAAGTCGCTTTGGAACGCCGCAGacaccgacgccgacgcccGTGAAGCGACGCGAAAAGAATGGAATCGAAAGCTTAACCCCGGTTGGTGGCCCCGCGGTGGTTCGCCGAACCATGGTTTTCGATATTCCCTGTTCCCCGCCCTTCCTTGCAtccaaaaccaccacccacccccattcagtctgtgtgtgtgtgtgtgtgtgtgtgtgggagggggTTGTAAAGAAATTATATACATATAAATTTAGGGTAGAGAGAACGagacagaacgagagagagagaggaacgcgCTGATCGTTTGATCGTAAAAGGCCTTCCGATGCACGATGCTAGAGCTCTGACTAGAGAAGAGcccctcgtggtggtggttatgatACTTGGCTTATCCTCCCTTtactccctctcccctccacCGCCCCGGGTGGTCCGGGAGTTGGATGATGCACTTCCGCCCTATCTTAATCCCCGCTTCCCGCTCCAGCGGCTCGTTCTCGTTCAACGTATGCGTCTCGTACTTCTAGGAGGGTTCTAGGAGTCCCCAATGGACTCCAATGGAAGCTCCTCCACCGGAGAGGAGACGCTTTTTTTATCGCTTCTCGCACTGGCGATTGATGAACTCCAAGAAACAGTGCGAGCAGCGATCGTTTTGACACTATCCCACATCCAAGCGGGGGGGTTTTAAGAAGAAGTGGTGTGGAAAGAGGGGGAGAAAAGATAAGGGGATCAACCACCGAGATCAACTCCCTACCCCAGTGGTTGCTGGTCGAACGCCATAACAACGAAGTCCAATGCTTGATAgtagcaacagagagagaaaaagagagagtaaaGCGAGGGTGGCCTATGGTGGCcggtcccccggggggtgtggTGGAAAAAAATGTGATCTACTATACATATATACCTACAAGCATACGATACATACGTAGAATGTGTAATTTATCTTAAATTTATCTAGTAAAAAGAGGCGCTGagcgaaaaaaacgaagagagaaaaaaacaataaattcacCTCCAAATCCTCCGCCCTTGGAATGAAAGGGGATtaaaggaggaggggggagggggaaccaGACACcggcccggggcccggggcccgggtGCTACCGGCCTCAAGCAGGGAAGCAACCGAATGGCGACAGGCGAACAAGAGAATTTCTCgtaacgcgcgcgcggcgcAAAGAACGTTCGAACCCTTCGCAGATCGGTtcagggaggggggagggggtggtgtaGTGGGTGTGCGTAGTGGGTGTGGAGGGTAGGGTCAGGAGGACGACATGCGCCAAGGCAGcagcgtcggcagcagcagcagcgtgcacgTTCTTATCACGACCTTTTTAGCAATGATGAAGCATCACGAGCACCCGAgtaggggggaaagggggtggcaCACAGCAAGgccaccacccctcctccttctttccttcttgttCTTGCTCTTCCCCACTCTTCAACCCCCCTTCATTCCGTCCCGGAAATGTGATCCTCACACATCGAGCAACTTCGagctcgatcgttcgttcgttcggttcggtttaccCTTTGTTTCGAGTTTCGATCGCCTTCATCTCACGCCCGTtgggtccaccaccaccacctttgcGTCCCCTTGGAGTCCCATCCTCCCTTATGCAGGGAAAGCCCGCAGATTCCGTTGTGCTGGCTGCAGCTGGTTGGTTGCAGGAATAGTTCTCTCGAAAGGAAAGCGTGAAAATTGTAAGAAaatgcgaaatgaaaaaacaaaacaaaaaaaaaaacattgcataAACCgtaagcgcgcgagagagagagagagagagaaatagaagaaacaGTAGCGAGTAGAAGGGAATCCGCGTTGTAAGTAGTAGCTAGAACgttttggccagcagcagtatatgtgtgtatgtgtactaGATAAGGCGTGTTCTAGGTTCGATGCCTTGTTGTACAGCAATGTGTAtgagaatgtgtgtgtaaatAGCTTAGTCATTTAGGAATGACCTGGTGCCAGAAAAGTCAGTCGCTTTCGATATGTAGAACGTACGAGCGTTATAGAGCGGGGTAGCGGGCCTCGACCGACAACCCACCCCCGCCCCGGCGGGTTGTACcacgtaccaccaccgtgtacAGGAGGAGAAGTAGCGAGGAAGGTGGAGAAGAGGAGATGGAGAGGTCACAGGAAGTGTGGCAGGAAGCGCAACAACATCTTGTACCAAAAAATTGTGAATGTTTGTGAATAGCCGAGTTTTGTGGAACCTTTTTGggagcagcgagagagagagcgagagagagtgtgagaaagagaaagataaatagagaaaaatcaaacgactccatggaatgaaaattgagCCAAAACAGTGAGTTCGTTTCAATCACACATAAACACCTCGTCGTTCGCACGACAAAAGGTGGCAtcaaaatagaaagaaataagggggaaagggagagaaatgCGAGTACTGCTTTACTCAAGGATCAAGGCATCGTGGGCTTTCGTGAGGATCGCGATCTTGCGCGAGATCGCTTTACAATTGTCGGAGTACTGTGTCCATTGCGTCTGGTGAGTATTATGGAGTAGTGCATGGGCATTGATTTTCATACGTCGCTGGTAAACGATCGCGTCGATGATCACTAGGATCACCTGCTGCATACTATCGTGCAGACAACTTGATGTATGATCATGCCCAGTATTAGAATCCTGTctgcgacgatcgatcgacgatcgaatgTGATCTTCATTAGCCATTTCTAGCTTCTAGCGGACTGGAtcgtcgttttcgttgctCTTATCGTTTGCTACAGCTTCCTCTGGTTATGCTGGCATGTTCAGCAATTCCCCACGATCGACATTACGATCAACAGTTTAAAgatctcgcgatcgatcgtttgaaacattttaacGATGACGTTACGAAGAAACAGTTTCCTTCTCCATATCCAACAGATAATTCGGATCATCAGccacaaaaaaagagagaagatcATCGCATCAGCACTGATCTTTGGAGTGATTGAAATGCTGCGTCGTCGGTCGCTTGCGGTCGCTGCTAATGGTAACAACAACACGTCGCAATCATTAACAATGATCAATTGTGCGTCCCACTCACGTTCCAGCGGTAATGAGGACtctgagcacacacacacaaacagaaaggCGTGCGACAACTGGACTTTCGGGCCGTCTCTTATCAACTCTcgcgcgtctctctctcgaagcGTGTCTCGGCGGTGCGATACTCGTCGCTGTCGAgcgcatcatcaccaacagaCCAACCCACAGTAGAGGCCAAAGCATCAAAAACGAGCTTGACAGACgcttgcgcgtgtgtgtgcgctggtgtccgtccgtccgtccgtgtgtgtgggtcttcCCTCAGTTCACCGGCGAAAGCGTTGGGCCCCGGCCGTCCGCAGCCGTTGGAGCAACAGAACatcaaaaacccgaaaaaaaacttatgtTTCATCTTGTCACCAGAACCTCCGGGACCATAAAATGGCGTTTCATTTGTAGccacctcccttcctttccccttttcttctccttctcttccacagcgctcgctcactctctttctttctttcgtttcatcAGCCGTCCTCGTCTGGATGAGTGTTCGATGAACCGAATTTCAGTTCCTTcacaacaacggaacggactCCGATGCCCGTCATCGCCGTGTGCCCATCGCCCGTCTGACAGCACGCACCCCGCATCTCGACGCGTCGtccatctccctctctctctctgtctctcccggGAAcagcttttccgtttttgttttctgcgcgcgcgcgcgtggtaTTCACATTTTTATGATCTGCCCACCACACGGCCCTGCGccggggccagcagcagcagccgcagcagcaacagcagcacgcacCTCACATCCCTCGCGTGGCGCGGCATCAAGGGACAAGAAGAATCCCGAAACCGATCAGTCGGTTGGTCCGTCGGTCCGAAGAAGTcaaccgcgacaccgcgaccgcttctctctctctctctgtctcagaAGCGTGGGgaaagcaaagcaacagcaccagtggCAAGGGCagggcagaggcagaggcgcACGAGACAGTCTTTTGAAGCCCGAAAAGCAGACCGAAGCGAACGCCGCGTTGGAGACGCGAGAAACTCGCTCCTCTCGAATCGTCGCGCAAAAGACTCACGAGACAcgaggagatggaggaggtggaggagcaggaggaggaaatggTGACAACGGTAACGATTATGATGGCCACGCAGCACACACGGttgcgcttgttgttgttgtcgttgttgctgctggaccgtGGAGTGTCCATCAAATGCGTGGCGCGATCCGCGATCATTCGCCGTCAACGTCGCGAAGCGTCTGGCCAGCTGAcggctcgctcggtcgctagTCCTGGACCTGAACCTGGAAGCCCTGGTACTcccaaaacaaagaacaatatttgatgaatgaatgccGCCCCGAAACCGGCATGACGAGCGCGCGGTCACCATTCCGTTCCGCGGGATGAAATCAAGTTCGAAAGttttcaaccaaccagcagcgccCGTGGTTTCCCTCCCCGTTCTCCCCTTCTATGCTTCcactttgttgctgctggagagaCAACAAAGCTAAACGCATGCCAGACGCACGACGGCGACTGTTATATATCATAgtccactttggttgctatgctagaAATATATATTTAAGGCAGAGCAACCAGGCGGTTAGTGAGTTAACAGtattgaagaagaataaaccaatacgttacattggcgacgagagaaaaatgaataagCCACCAGAGTTCAACATTGAAGATTCCTGGCCGATTTACCAGGAGCGCCTGGAAAGATTCTTCGTGGCGTACGAtttggacgacgatgaaaagCAAGCTGCCCTTCTTTTAATTTCGGTTTCAGTCGAAGTGTACCAAATCGTGCGCGATCTGTGTTTTCCGAGtaaaccagaagaaaaaacgtttaatGAACTCTGTGGTGTTTTACGGCAACGCTTTATGCCGACAGTGGTTGTTTTTCGGGAACGCTCGATTTTCTTTGAAGCGCGTCAAGGGGACACCGAAACAATCGTGGAATGGGCAACTCGTTTAAAGAAG
The sequence above is a segment of the Anopheles darlingi chromosome 2, idAnoDarlMG_H_01, whole genome shotgun sequence genome. Coding sequences within it:
- the LOC125949918 gene encoding extracellular serine/threonine protein kinase four-jointed, whose product is MFDVRTAEAGACCEREERDSGDGTATAMSITARRRRAFQRQACLLSVMAAFSLGLALGVFVPLIGISQAASKTPVVIVSDNDPAGHQHQHHRGAPDGTVRSRPESGSYSVPAAATVERRDRHEMPHFPTIDDIRRLGSDSGGASVSGVVAYELDAPPGRYASVSFIAEDKLSGSGRPIVDRDDAGAADAAQDASSSSAIVEQMVAAGGIELQESGPGVNPAVAHRGADDSTTDDGVIQDGIYWGSSVERALPSGFDRRQSESWTQYLRVAQVDRLEIGCGRMQNRMLVFRDGTRACARYRQNTDQIQGELFSFYLGQLLNLTNLAPSAASIIDLDARLWSSATDDLGSSQWKPTKPVVITKWIGNLEPAGIPKPFQPLERHLNRYDVRNITEGLDRTQSSVHRVQTATAAAAPTEDSVRRLLLDRLAPSNQPPSGARRIPSQQPQQQQQRQQQQQLTPDVLERLVELAQWSDLIVFDYLIANLDRVVNNLYNFQWNADIMAAPAHNLARQTDSALLVFLDNESGLLHGYRLLKKYEAYHGLLLDNLCVYRRSTVEALEQLRAANVGRRLNALFERTTTPQIRDVLPPLPEKSVKILVDRIDRVLGQVQKCRELFASNR